GTTCTTGATGATGTATGAGTTGGTGATCATCGCACCGAAGCCGAACTCGTCGTAGAGTTCCCTGGGCAGTACGGTCTTGATCTTGGGATTGATAACTGGTAGAAGGGTGGGGGTCTCCACGGTGCGGCCGGAGGTGGTGGTGAACTTCCCGATGCGGGCCATACCGTCCCTTCTGAGGATCTCGAACATAGTGGGACTATCCCTTCTTTATAATAAAGGATGTGGGGGAGGTTCAGTCAGTACTAACTGTAGTCCGTGGCGTTATATCCGCACAGCGGAAGTTTTTCCGCGGGATGTTATGACTGACCAAACTGCCAAGATGGAAGTGATTCTGCGTTCAGCAGATGAAGCTTTTAAGGAATTGATCCACGAGAAGGATGTTCTAGCCTGGACTGCTAAAGCAGCCGTCGACGAATTCAAGAATCTGGACGTCGAAGTCATCAAGGATATGATCTGCGAGGATGGATGCAAAGTCTTGGGATTGAGTGAGGAACCCAATCTCCTGGGGGCCGGGAGGATAAGGCTGGATAATCTGTTCGGCTTCAAATACCCAGACGGTAAGAAAATCGGACTTCTGCTCAATGTAGAATCTCAGAACCGCCGCAACCCGGGATACCCTTTGGATCTACGTGCACTGTACTATGCCACACGTCTGTTCGCTTTTCAGGATCCTCGTGGCAATTATGAGGATCTGAAGTCCGTCTACTCTGTGTGGATTATGCCCCGTTCTTGTGATGACGGGGTAGTTCACATCAATACCTATGCGATGCGTAATGTGGAAGGATTCTCGCAACCGCAATTGGAACACGGTGATTGCATGAAACTTGTGTTCGTCCATTTGCCCCGGAAATATAGGGCAAGGAAAGCTAACCCGCTTGCATTCTTGACCCTTATGTTTTCAGACACATCGATCAAGGAAGATAGATTGATCGATATTCTTAGCAATAAGCTTAAGATGACGCAACATTTAGCACTAGGTTTTCTTGAATCCTCGATATGTCTGTTTTTCGATTGAATTTCTGCCTGATTCAAAAGGATTTCAATGAATTTTCACGGTTTTAAGACGGTTTTTACGGCAAATACAGACCTTGCGGATCGTACCTGCGATACTTGGTCTAGTGCTAAATAGCACTATACCGACGGTGATAATTCGGGTAAGCGAGAGGGTGCTGCAGTGTTACATGTAAACCATAGCTTCAAATAAGCACATATCGAGAAACGTATCATTATGTACAGGTCGCTGAAGATGAGGATCGAACCGGACTCGGAGCAGAGGAAGGTGATCGAGGCATCGTTCAGATACCACTGTTACGTATACAACGCCCTCATCACCGCCTGCAAATCATATTACCGGAGCACCGGCAGGCTGCCTTCCCAGTTCGATCTTAACAAGCTGTGTACGAGGATCTGGCACAACTGTCCCTTCCTTCACAGGTACCTCTATCAGAATGCCATGAACGAGACCGCGAAACGCGTCCTTCAGGCATTCGCCAAATGCGAGGAGAACCGCAGGAGGAAGGAGAGGAGGAACAGGAGGAAGTCCAAAGGAAAGGAGGATGCCGAGGTCACTACACCTCCGGAAACGGGATTGGCCTGTCCCAGGTTCAGGAAGCCCTCCAGATTCCATTCGTACACCAATCCCCTGCACATGGAGGCCTTTACCGAAAGGAACGGCAGACGCACGCTGAAGGTGTCGAAGATAAAAGGGCCCGTCCGCTGCTATAACCAGAAGACCCCGGTCCCCGGGGTGCCCAAGACCTGTACCATAGAGAAGGTGGACAGGGGCACTCATACCGAATATTATGCATGTCTCTCCTGCTGGGACGATATCGAACGCCGCAGAGGGGAGGAGTATCTAAGCGAACATTCCCCCGATGCCGTGGGAATAGATATGGGTGTATCCAAGACCGCCACGCTGTCCAACGGCACAGTGTACGGTAACGATCACATGTACTCGAAACTGCTGGACCTTTTCAGGAAGAAGCACGAGGCATTCAGCGATATGCTTCCGGGCACTCCCGGATATAGGAAGGCAAGGTCCCGTCTGATCCATCTCTACGGGAGGCTCAGGGGGATCCGCAGGAACAATGTGGAGACCATCTCCCGTCAGATTGTAGATGCTTTCGACATCATATGCATGGAGGATCTCAAAGTAGGAAAGATAAGAAGGAAATCCAGAGGAAAACGCATGACGAACGCATACGACGACGCATCCCTGGGGATGCTGAGGAGGAGGATCATCGACAAAGCGATAGAAGCTGGCCGTAAGATAATCCTCGTCAATCCCAAATGGACGTCCCAGGTATGCTGCAGATGCGGAGCATGCGTGAGGAAAAGCCTGGAGGTAAGGACACACGTGTGTCCCGAATGCGGCCTTGTTATAGACCGCGACCTCAACAGTGCGATAAACATCTTGATATGGGGGTTGACCGGCAACCCTTTCCCTGAAAGATGGGATGAATAGCCTGACGTTCGCGTACAGGCACAAAACAGATGGGATCTAGTGCTAAAATTGATTTCATCTAAGGATAAGTATAAAATCTCTACACCAGATTTGTTTAAATGGAGGGGAAAGTTCATGAACAGTTTCGCTGAGGACATTTCTGAGTATTACAAGTATCAGGGATTCGAATTAGGTAAGGCTGAAGGTAAAGCGGAGTCGGAAGAATCCTTCGCTAAAATCCTATCTGAGCATATTCTCTCTCGCGGTCCCAGGGATATGGAAGAAGCTAGAACGATTCTGGCTGAGTTTAATATCTCCGCGGAGCTTTACAGTATGACTCTTGCTGAGCTCCGCAAGAGTTTAGATACCCACTAAAGCCGTTCAGAGCATCTCTTTGATGCGGAGGCTGTCGGCCTCGGCGAACGCCTTGGAGAGAGCGTTCTTCATGAGAAGATCGGGGATATCCTCGATGATATCGGTGTTCCAATCATCGGGTGCCCTCTCGATGGAGATAACCTTGACGGGTCTGTCCTCCGAATCAACTTCGGGTTTCCTGATCTCCAGTCCGTCGAGAATCTGAGCGACGGTCTTGCCGTTGACGATGACATCGTTCTTGGCACCGTCCTCGTGTTTGGATACGAAGGAGGTTCCGACACCGGCCAGTTTCATCTCGAAGACCAGGTGGTCCATGTATTCCTCCATAGCTTTGATGGAAGTCCTCCTGATATCCTTGCCGGAAGGTTCTGCCGAGTGGATGTAAACGATGTCGACTAATGCCATGCGTGCGGAATCGCTGGGCGTGCATTTTTAATTTGCTATGTCCGAGAGGATCTCGACGGCACGGTCGTCTCCCTGGTCGGCAGCCATCCTCAGGTACTTGCTCGCCTTCTCTTCCGAGCGTTCGCAACCGTTGCCCTCCAGGAACATGATTCCCGCCATGTACTGTGCGGAGGCGTTGCCGAGGTCGGCGGATTGGCAGAAACAGGCAAGTGCCTTCTCGTCGGACTGTTCGGTGCCCATGCCGTTGGAATGGAAAAGACCCAGACTGTACAAAGCATCCGATTTTATGTCCTCGTCGGGAGCGTTGTCGGCTGCCGTTTGATACATCGCTAAACAGACCTGAGGAGAGTCGACCAAACCCGCCTGCTCGTAAAGATAAGCGTAGCTGTAGGCGCAGGTTCCGTTCCCTTTCTCGGCACCCCATTTGTACCACTTCATGGCGGATTTGCTGGACCTCTCTACTCCGTAACCGTATTCGTAGATCTGTCCGAGGGCGAACATGGCCGCGGTGCTGCCCGCTTTGGCAGCGCTCTCCAGCCAGAATATGGCTGAAGGTACGGAGAGTCCTATGGTGGATCCGTCTAGATATCTGAGTCCCAGAGCGAGCATCTCCATAGGGGTGGTGGCCCTTGGTGGGATCGAGTCGTAGGAAGGACCTTCGAAATCCTCGTCTTTCAGGAATGCGACCGCTTCGGGATCTCCCCATCTGGCGGCTTCCAGATACAGATGTCTGGCGACGGTCTCCGACTGGGGGATCCCGAGACCCAGGGAGTACATTTCTGCAAGGGATCTCTTGGCGCTGAGATTGCCCTGTCTCGCCGATCTTTTGAATAAAATGACCGCTGTCTCGCAGTCGCGGCTGACGTCGAGGCCCTTCTCGTACATCGATGCGAGGTTGCACTGGCAGGGCTGGAATTCCTTCAGGTTCCCCTTCTGGAAGAAGACCACGGCTCCGTGGTCGTTGTGCTCCGGACTGTTCCTGTCCCGGTAGATGAGTCCCAGATTGTTGTATGCACGCAGGTCCCCGCCCTCGGCGGCGGTGGAATAATGTTCGATGGCCAGCGAGCGGGACCTCTTTACTCCGAGCCCGGATTCCCAGAGGAAGGCCATGGCGGAGGTAGCGCGGCGGTAACCCTGGTTGAAGGCCTTCTCGTACCATTTGGCCGCCTCCCGGTAGCTCTGGGGGACGCCGTGGCCGCATTCGTACATGACGCCCATCATGTATTGGGCTGGAGCGTAGTTGCGGCGGGCGGCCTTGTGGTAATACTCCACCGCCTTCCCGAAGGACTGCTCCTGCCTCTCGCCGATACGGTACTCGTTGCCGCGGCGCATGAGCTCCTCAGGGGTCTTGGGTTCGCTCTGGGGCTTGAACTTCACGCTGGGTAATCCCTTACGGGGTATAAAACCTGTACAGGAGATACAGGTTTATAGGGGTCCGACGATGGGTATGCCATGTCCATCTTCGACCGCGATTCGGAATACAAGGTCGTCATTCTCGTCAGGAACGACCTGAAGCTTTCCAAAGGGAAGGCGGCGGCCCAGGCGTGCCACGCGGCCGTGTCCTGTGCCCTGGCGGCCCAGAAGAAGCACGCTTCCGAGTTCTCGTCGTGGAATTCCGCCGGTCAGAAAATCTCCGTTTTGAAAGTGGACGGGGAGAGGGATCTCTTCGAGTTCAAAGCGATTGCGGAGCGTCAGGGGATAACCTGCTCTATAGTGTGTGATGCCGGCCGTACCGAGGTGGAGCCCGGAACGTACACCTGTCTCGGAATCGGTCCCGAGAAGCAATCGGTGCTCGACAAGATCACCGGCGACCTCAAGATGTTCTGAACGTCTGGGACTTACCTATTCAAGTCCCTCTTTTCGTTAAGGACCATTACTTTGAGTTCATGGGCTGCGGCCTTTATGTCGGGCTTGGCCATGATGGCGGAGACCACCGCCGCACCGTCCGCTCCGGCACGGATCACGTCCCTGATGTTCCCCTTGTTGATGCCGCCGATGGCGACAACGGGGACATCCACCGCCTGACAGATATCCATAAGGGTGTCGAGGCCGATGCCCTGGTCCGCATCGGGTTTGGTGCTGGTGTTGAAGATGGAACCTACTCCGATGTAGTCGGCTCCGTCGTCTACGGCTTTTACAGCTTCCTCCACGGTGGAGGCGCTGACCCCGATGATCATCTCGTCGCCGACCAGTCTCCTGGCCTCTTGGACGGGGATGTCCGTCTGGCCGAGGTGGACCCCGTCAGCTCCTGCTAAGATAGCTATGTCGAGACGGTCGTTGACGATGAAGAACTTGCAGTACTGCTGGGCAATCTCCTGGATGGCCTTGGCCTTCTCCAGCATCTCTCCTCCGTCGGTGTCTTTCATCCTGAGCTGGACGACGTCGGCGCCGCCTTCGAAGCAGAGACGAGCCGCCTCGACCTCGGAGACATCTCCGAGCATCTTCCTGTCGGTTATGGCATACAGTTCGAACAAATCACTCCCTCCTGAGGAGTCTGTCTGCGTCTTCGCCTTTGAGGTTGTAGACGGCATCGAAGAGTTTAGTCCTGAAGGAACCGGGTCCAAAGACCTTGCCGTCGGATACGGCGATCTCCGATGCGATGTTGACAGCGGAGATCCCGGCTGCCACGGAATCCACTGAAACCCCATTGGCTCCCACGTAGGCCCCGACCACGCCGGACACCATGCATCCGGTGCCGGAGACGGTCGCCATGAATTCGGAGCCGTTTTTGAGTATGATTGTTGTTTTTCCGTCGGAGACGTAATCAACAGGACCGGTGGCCGCCACGATGGTACCGGTCCGCTGTGCAAGGGATTTCACCGCGATGGCGATGTCTTCGGCCCCGGAGACGGAATCGACTCCGCGGACTTCTCCGCCCAGTCCCGCCAGAACGGATATCTCTCCGTGATTGCCTTTTATCACCGATACTTTGACTTCTTTCAGGATTCTCTCGGCGGTCTCGGTACGGTACGGGGTGGCCCCGACACCGACCGGATCCAGGATTACTGGCACATTCCTTCTGTTGGCTTCCTTCCCGGCGATGAGCATCGATTCGATGGTGCGGTCGTTGAGGGTGCCGATGTTCAGTACCAGGGCGGATGCGAGGCCTACCATAGGTTCCACATCCTTGGCTGCGTCGGTCATGACAGGGGATCCGCCGCAGCAGATGCACATGTTGGCACAGTCGTTGACGGTCACATAGTTAGTGATAAAATGGACCAGCGGGCATTTGCCGCGGACCTTTGACATCATCTCCGAAAGAGGAATCATTGAGTTTGGAATCATTTTTTGACATATAGCATTGATGCCTAACCTTCCGACAGCTTTTACTATCATTTTGTTATGTTCCATCTATGTGGAGACTGACGATTGGGCTGCTGGTACTCCTTCTGGGATATCTGCTGTACAGCAGGCTCGTCGAGCGTGCAGTATCTCCGTTGCATGACCCCACTCCCGCCATCGTACGCCAGGATGGGGTCGATTTTGTACCCATCTCCAAATGGCGGAACCAACTCATCCAACTGCTGAACATTGCCGGCACCGGACCGGTGTTCGGAGCACTTATGGGAGCCAAGTGGGGACCGATCGTGTTCCTATGGATCATCATCGGTACGATCCTCGGCGGAGCGGTACACGATTACATGGCGGGGATGATGTCTATCCGCAACGGCGGAAGCTCCACGTCTGCTGTCATCCGCAAGTATCTGGGTAATTGGATCAGGTATCCTGCACTGATACTAATCCTGTTCCTTCTCGTCCTGTTTGCCGCGACCTTCGCCCGGAGTGCAGGGGATCTGCTGGTGGAGCTGACAGGGATACCGATCATAGTGTGGATGATCGTGATCTTCAGCTACTTCATGGCTTCTGCATTGCTCCCCATCAACAAGCTCATCGGCAAGATCTATCCTGTATTCGGTGTTATTCTCATCCTCACCGCCGTGATTCTGGTGGCTGGGCTGATCGCCGGAGGCTACAGTTTCCCGACGATGACTCTGAAAAATCTGCATCCGACGGGGATGGAATACTTCCCCGACATGTTGATTGCGGTTGCATGTGGAGCTATATCGGGATTCCATGCCACC
The sequence above is a segment of the methanogenic archaeon ISO4-H5 genome. Coding sequences within it:
- a CDS encoding transposase IS605 OrfB family — protein: MYRSLKMRIEPDSEQRKVIEASFRYHCYVYNALITACKSYYRSTGRLPSQFDLNKLCTRIWHNCPFLHRYLYQNAMNETAKRVLQAFAKCEENRRRKERRNRRKSKGKEDAEVTTPPETGLACPRFRKPSRFHSYTNPLHMEAFTERNGRRTLKVSKIKGPVRCYNQKTPVPGVPKTCTIEKVDRGTHTEYYACLSCWDDIERRRGEEYLSEHSPDAVGIDMGVSKTATLSNGTVYGNDHMYSKLLDLFRKKHEAFSDMLPGTPGYRKARSRLIHLYGRLRGIRRNNVETISRQIVDAFDIICMEDLKVGKIRRKSRGKRMTNAYDDASLGMLRRRIIDKAIEAGRKIILVNPKWTSQVCCRCGACVRKSLEVRTHVCPECGLVIDRDLNSAINILIWGLTGNPFPERWDE
- a CDS encoding TPR repeat-containing protein — protein: MKFKPQSEPKTPEELMRRGNEYRIGERQEQSFGKAVEYYHKAARRNYAPAQYMMGVMYECGHGVPQSYREAAKWYEKAFNQGYRRATSAMAFLWESGLGVKRSRSLAIEHYSTAAEGGDLRAYNNLGLIYRDRNSPEHNDHGAVVFFQKGNLKEFQPCQCNLASMYEKGLDVSRDCETAVILFKRSARQGNLSAKRSLAEMYSLGLGIPQSETVARHLYLEAARWGDPEAVAFLKDEDFEGPSYDSIPPRATTPMEMLALGLRYLDGSTIGLSVPSAIFWLESAAKAGSTAAMFALGQIYEYGYGVERSSKSAMKWYKWGAEKGNGTCAYSYAYLYEQAGLVDSPQVCLAMYQTAADNAPDEDIKSDALYSLGLFHSNGMGTEQSDEKALACFCQSADLGNASAQYMAGIMFLEGNGCERSEEKASKYLRMAADQGDDRAVEILSDIAN
- a CDS encoding peptidyl-tRNA hydrolase, producing the protein MSIFDRDSEYKVVILVRNDLKLSKGKAAAQACHAAVSCALAAQKKHASEFSSWNSAGQKISVLKVDGERDLFEFKAIAERQGITCSIVCDAGRTEVEPGTYTCLGIGPEKQSVLDKITGDLKMF
- a CDS encoding thiamine monophosphate synthase ThiE2 — translated: MFELYAITDRKMLGDVSEVEAARLCFEGGADVVQLRMKDTDGGEMLEKAKAIQEIAQQYCKFFIVNDRLDIAILAGADGVHLGQTDIPVQEARRLVGDEMIIGVSASTVEEAVKAVDDGADYIGVGSIFNTSTKPDADQGIGLDTLMDICQAVDVPVVAIGGINKGNIRDVIRAGADGAAVVSAIMAKPDIKAAAHELKVMVLNEKRDLNR
- a CDS encoding hydroxyethylthiazole kinase ThiM — encoded protein: MIPLSEMMSKVRGKCPLVHFITNYVTVNDCANMCICCGGSPVMTDAAKDVEPMVGLASALVLNIGTLNDRTIESMLIAGKEANRRNVPVILDPVGVGATPYRTETAERILKEVKVSVIKGNHGEISVLAGLGGEVRGVDSVSGAEDIAIAVKSLAQRTGTIVAATGPVDYVSDGKTTIILKNGSEFMATVSGTGCMVSGVVGAYVGANGVSVDSVAAGISAVNIASEIAVSDGKVFGPGSFRTKLFDAVYNLKGEDADRLLRRE
- a CDS encoding carbon starvation protein CstA, encoding MWRLTIGLLVLLLGYLLYSRLVERAVSPLHDPTPAIVRQDGVDFVPISKWRNQLIQLLNIAGTGPVFGALMGAKWGPIVFLWIIIGTILGGAVHDYMAGMMSIRNGGSSTSAVIRKYLGNWIRYPALILILFLLVLFAATFARSAGDLLVELTGIPIIVWMIVIFSYFMASALLPINKLIGKIYPVFGVILILTAVILVAGLIAGGYSFPTMTLKNLHPTGMEYFPDMLIAVACGAISGFHATQSPLVARCVIDEKDGRMIFYGAMIIESVIALVWATAGLTFYGDTAALTADLNSGGASGVVYNMSLALAGPVGGALAILGVVILPVTSGDTALRSARMMIQDDRGLDPANLRGSLIITVAITAIIGLLFTLDFTVLWNYTAWMNQSLATVVLWTASLFLLRTARNRLYSLMTALPALFMTMVVISFIMHSSQGLSLDYGISMIIGLLATIAAAVAFIRCMFTVPRDE